One genomic window of Nicotiana sylvestris chromosome 10, ASM39365v2, whole genome shotgun sequence includes the following:
- the LOC104231786 gene encoding bidirectional sugar transporter NEC1-like codes for MTLLSVQELAFLFGLLGNIVSFMVFLAPVPTFYKIYKKGSSEGFQAIPYVVALFSAGLLLYYAYLTKNAILIVTINAFGCVIELIYILLFLFYASKKSKMTTVWLMLLDVGALGIVMLFSYLFAKGSKRVEIVGWICATVNIAVFAAPLSIMRQVIKTKSVEFMPFTLSLFLTLCATMWFFYGYFKKDYYIALPNVLGFLLGIVQMILYIVYKYARRKYNREWELEGIDINIKTDGDFEHKFVSSMEKPSLENGDMTSVLTLK; via the exons atgacactgttaaGTGTTCAAGAATTGGCTTTCCTTTTTGGCCTCTTAG GTAATATTGTTTCATTTATGGTGTTCTTAGCGCCAGT TCCAACtttttacaaaatatacaaaaaaggATCATCAGAAGGGTTTCAAGCGATACCATACGTCGTTGCATTATTCAGTGCAGGACTATTGCTATACTATGCTTATCTCACAAAAAATGCCATCCTCATCGTCACCATTAATGCCTTTGGATGTGTTATTGAATTAATTTACATATTATTGTTTCTCTTTTATGCTTCCAAAAAGTCCAAG ATGACAACAGTGTGGTTGATGCTCTTGGACGTGGGAGCGTTAGGAATTGTGATgctattttcttatttatttgCAAAAGGCTCCAAAAGAGTAGAAATAGTTGGATGGATTTGTGCTACCGTCAACATTGCTGTCTTTGCCGCTCCTTTAAGCATAATG AGGCAAGTAATTAAAACGAAGAGTGTAGAGTTCATGCCCTTTACTTTATCATTATTCCTCACTCTCTGTGCCACGATGTGGTTCTTCTATGGATATTTCAAAAAGGACTATTACATTGCT CTTCCAAACGTGCTGGGATTTCTGCTTGGAATTGTTCAAATGATACTATATATTGTCTACAAATATGCGAGGAGAAAGTATAATAGAGAATGGGAGCTTGAAGGAATTGACATTAATATCAAGACAGATGGTGATTTTGAACACAAATTCGTGAGCTCAATGGAGAAGCCTTCTTTGGAGAATGGGGATATGACGAGCGTTTTGACTTTGAAGTAA